A stretch of the Chromatiales bacterium genome encodes the following:
- the dapC gene encoding succinyldiaminopimelate transaminase has translation MNPALDRLQPYPFERLRALFAGARPPAELAPIRLSIGEPQHPTPTAILAAFGQALTGIAHYPVTRGEPALRETCAAWASRRFGLSRALDPEREVLPVNGTREALFAIAQTLVDVRARPLVAMPNPFYQIYEGAALLAGGTPYLLPNDGAGRVDLAAVPAAVWDRVSLVYLCSPANPAGHVLSLAQLTPALDLADRHGFVVCADECYSEIYPDEAVPPPGLLAACARSGRDGYERALVFHSLSKRSNAPGLRSGFVAGDAKLIEAFHRYRTYHGCAMPPPQQAASIAAWNDEAHVVGNRAMYRAKFAAVLDALGGCLDVGLPEGGFYLWPRTPVDDERFARELYAQKHVSVLPGRYLSRPIDGADPGAGRVRIALVAPIDECVSAAKRIREFVHSL, from the coding sequence TTGAATCCGGCCCTAGATCGACTCCAGCCCTACCCGTTCGAGCGACTGCGTGCGCTGTTCGCAGGCGCGCGTCCGCCCGCGGAACTCGCGCCGATCCGGCTGTCGATCGGCGAGCCTCAACACCCGACGCCGACGGCAATCCTCGCCGCCTTCGGGCAGGCGCTGACCGGCATCGCGCACTACCCGGTCACGCGCGGCGAACCGGCGCTGCGTGAAACCTGCGCGGCCTGGGCCAGCCGCCGCTTCGGACTGTCGCGGGCGCTGGACCCGGAACGCGAGGTCCTGCCCGTCAACGGCACGCGCGAGGCGCTGTTTGCGATTGCGCAGACCCTCGTTGACGTGCGTGCGCGGCCGCTGGTGGCGATGCCCAATCCGTTCTATCAGATCTATGAGGGCGCGGCCCTGCTCGCGGGCGGCACCCCGTACCTGCTGCCGAACGACGGCGCTGGGCGCGTGGACCTCGCCGCGGTCCCGGCCGCGGTCTGGGACCGCGTGTCGCTGGTCTATCTCTGCTCGCCGGCCAACCCGGCCGGCCATGTGCTGAGTCTTGCGCAACTGACGCCGGCGCTGGATCTCGCCGACCGACACGGGTTCGTGGTGTGCGCGGACGAGTGCTATTCGGAGATCTACCCCGACGAAGCCGTTCCGCCGCCGGGCCTGTTGGCGGCCTGCGCGCGCAGCGGGCGCGACGGCTACGAACGGGCGCTGGTGTTTCACAGTCTTTCCAAACGCTCCAATGCGCCCGGGCTGCGCTCGGGTTTCGTCGCCGGCGACGCGAAGCTCATCGAGGCATTCCACCGCTACCGCACCTACCACGGCTGCGCGATGCCGCCGCCGCAGCAGGCGGCCTCCATCGCGGCCTGGAACGACGAGGCCCATGTGGTCGGCAACCGCGCCATGTATCGCGCGAAGTTCGCCGCGGTGCTCGACGCGCTCGGCGGCTGCCTGGACGTGGGCCTGCCCGAGGGCGGTTTTTATCTCTGGCCGCGCACGCCCGTGGACGACGAGCGCTTCGCGCGCGAACTGTATGCGCAAAAGCACGTGAGCGTGCTGCCCGGGCGCTATCTGTCACGTCCGATCGACGGTGCGGACCCCGGCGCCGGCCGCGTGCGCATCGCGCTGGTCGCGCCGATCGACGAATGCGTCAGCGCCGCCAAGCGCATCCGTGAATTCGTACACTCTTTGTGA
- the dapD gene encoding 2,3,4,5-tetrahydropyridine-2,6-dicarboxylate N-succinyltransferase, producing MNDLQSIIDAAFERRGEITPRSVDTPVREAVLEAVDLLDRGEMRVAEKIDGRWRVNEWLKKAVLLSFRIQDNTMLKGGFTNYYDKVPPKFADYNSRQFREGGVRVVPPASARRGAYIAPGVVLMPSYVNIGAYVDSGTMVDTWATVGSCAQIGKNVHLSGGVGIGGVLEPLQAAPTIIEDNCFIGARSEVVEGVIVEEGSVISMGVYIGQSTRIYDRERDEVIYGRIPAGSVVVSGNLPSNDGKYSLYCAVIVKRVDEKTRSKVGINELLRSI from the coding sequence ATGAACGATCTGCAATCGATTATTGACGCCGCATTCGAACGCCGCGGCGAAATCACGCCCCGCTCTGTCGACACCCCGGTGCGCGAGGCCGTGCTCGAAGCCGTCGATCTGCTCGATCGCGGCGAGATGCGCGTCGCCGAAAAGATCGACGGCCGGTGGCGCGTGAACGAATGGCTGAAGAAGGCCGTGCTGCTGTCGTTCCGCATCCAGGACAACACGATGCTCAAGGGCGGCTTCACGAACTACTACGACAAGGTGCCGCCGAAGTTCGCCGACTACAACTCGCGCCAGTTCCGCGAGGGCGGCGTGCGCGTGGTGCCGCCGGCCAGTGCGCGACGCGGCGCCTACATCGCGCCAGGCGTCGTGCTGATGCCGTCGTATGTGAACATCGGCGCGTATGTGGATTCCGGCACCATGGTCGACACCTGGGCCACCGTCGGATCGTGCGCGCAGATCGGCAAGAACGTGCACCTGTCCGGCGGCGTTGGCATCGGCGGTGTGCTGGAACCGCTTCAGGCCGCACCGACCATCATCGAGGACAACTGCTTCATCGGCGCGCGCTCCGAAGTGGTCGAGGGCGTGATCGTCGAGGAAGGCTCGGTGATTTCCATGGGCGTCTACATCGGCCAGAGCACGCGCATCTACGATCGTGAACGCGACGAGGTCATCTACGGCCGCATACCGGCCGGTTCCGTCGTCGTCTCCGGCAACCTGCCTTCGAACGACGGCAAGTACAGCCTGTACTGCGCGGTGATCGTCAAACGCGTCGATGAAAAGACCCGCTCGAAGGTCGGCATCAACGAACTGCTGCGCTCGATCTGA
- a CDS encoding PEP-CTERM sorting domain-containing protein yields MKKLHILSLLAGSALLWSAGASALLIDDFATDQALSVQNGSTNGPAGGSVAGPGILGGTRNVVADATATGPSSAFLDVVAGSGATPPGSLNISNATGVNGVVILTYDAAGAGLGGADLTDGSGIGFQVISIDLSVSVLIELTETAGAGGSTASRVASFAGPGPASFSFASFANIANVDLTSIDRVRLTFSNPATAWDGAIDFISTTISEPSAIALFGLGLLGLGAARIRRAKA; encoded by the coding sequence ATGAAAAAGCTCCACATCCTGTCCCTGCTTGCCGGTTCGGCCCTGCTCTGGTCGGCTGGCGCCAGCGCCCTGCTGATCGACGACTTCGCCACCGATCAGGCACTTAGTGTCCAGAACGGCAGCACGAACGGCCCTGCCGGCGGCAGCGTCGCTGGCCCGGGTATCTTGGGTGGCACGCGCAATGTGGTCGCGGATGCGACGGCGACCGGCCCGAGCTCCGCGTTCCTGGACGTCGTGGCCGGCTCCGGCGCGACCCCGCCGGGTTCGCTGAACATCAGCAATGCGACGGGCGTGAATGGCGTCGTCATCCTCACCTACGACGCGGCTGGAGCTGGGCTTGGCGGGGCTGACCTGACCGACGGCAGCGGTATCGGTTTCCAGGTCATCTCGATCGACCTCTCCGTATCCGTCCTGATTGAACTGACGGAAACTGCGGGGGCGGGTGGATCAACCGCTTCGCGCGTCGCCTCGTTTGCGGGTCCCGGTCCGGCGTCGTTCTCGTTCGCATCGTTCGCAAACATCGCGAACGTCGACCTGACGAGCATCGATCGCGTTCGGCTGACCTTCAGCAATCCGGCCACGGCTTGGGACGGTGCGATTGACTTCATCTCGACCACGATCTCCGAGCCGAGCGCCATTGCGCTGTTCGGTCTGGGCCTGCTGGGTCTGGGCGCCGCGCGCATCCGTCGCGCCAAGGCCTGA
- a CDS encoding YggU family protein gives MLELHVVPGARKTAVTGLHGGRLKLAIASPPVDGRANAEVVRYLAELFGVAPRNVVLARGLRGRQKTVRVSAVQELPETLAACLRRGSSAAPGP, from the coding sequence GTGCTTGAACTGCACGTCGTTCCCGGCGCGCGCAAAACCGCGGTGACCGGCCTGCACGGCGGGCGGCTGAAGCTGGCAATCGCTTCGCCGCCGGTGGACGGACGCGCGAATGCCGAGGTGGTTCGTTATCTCGCGGAGCTGTTCGGCGTTGCGCCGCGCAACGTTGTACTGGCGCGTGGTCTGCGCGGCCGGCAGAAGACGGTGCGGGTCAGCGCGGTACAGGAGTTGCCCGAGACCCTGGCTGCCTGCCTGCGGCGGGGTTCCAGCGCCGCTCCGGGACCCTGA
- the dapE gene encoding succinyl-diaminopimelate desuccinylase, whose protein sequence is MDSTLELAAELIRRQSVTPADEGCQQALGDLLAEDGFTVEHLRFGKVDNLWARHGTDGPLVVFLGHTDVVPTGPAERWSSPPFEPTLRDGILYGRGAADMKGSVAAFVLAAGDFVRANPNHPGSVAVLLTSDEEGPATDGTVRVVETLAERGERIDYCIVGEPSSRERLGDVIKVGRRGSLGLRIVVHGTQGHVAYPHLVDNPIHRLAAILADLAAERWDDGEGPFPPTSFQVSNLHAGTGADNVVPGTAEALCNWRFSTALDEGRIRARVEAIAARHAESVDWHWRLSGQPFLTRGGRLVEAVAGAVRSVAGIDPERSTAGGTSDGRFVAPTGAEVVELGPVNASIHKIDEHVRAEDLSALRGMYLAAVTELLSKN, encoded by the coding sequence ATGGATTCCACACTGGAACTGGCCGCGGAACTCATACGGCGCCAGTCGGTTACGCCCGCCGACGAAGGCTGCCAGCAGGCGCTCGGGGATCTGCTCGCCGAGGACGGTTTCACGGTCGAGCACCTGCGCTTCGGCAAGGTCGACAATCTGTGGGCGCGCCACGGCACCGACGGGCCGCTGGTGGTGTTTCTCGGGCATACCGATGTCGTGCCGACGGGCCCGGCCGAACGCTGGAGTTCGCCGCCGTTCGAGCCGACCCTGCGTGACGGCATTCTTTACGGTCGCGGCGCGGCGGACATGAAGGGCTCGGTCGCGGCCTTCGTGCTGGCGGCCGGGGACTTCGTGCGCGCAAACCCGAATCATCCGGGCTCGGTCGCGGTACTCCTGACCAGCGACGAAGAAGGCCCGGCCACCGACGGCACGGTGCGGGTCGTGGAAACCCTGGCCGAACGCGGTGAGCGGATCGACTACTGCATCGTCGGCGAGCCGTCCTCGCGCGAACGGCTTGGCGATGTCATCAAGGTCGGCCGGCGCGGCTCGCTGGGCCTGCGCATCGTCGTGCACGGCACCCAGGGCCATGTCGCCTACCCGCACCTGGTCGACAACCCGATCCACCGGCTGGCGGCGATCCTCGCCGACCTCGCCGCCGAGCGCTGGGACGACGGCGAAGGTCCGTTCCCGCCGACGAGCTTTCAGGTCTCCAACCTGCACGCCGGCACGGGCGCGGACAACGTCGTGCCCGGCACCGCCGAGGCGCTGTGCAACTGGCGTTTCTCCACGGCGCTGGACGAGGGCCGGATCCGGGCCCGGGTCGAAGCGATCGCGGCACGGCACGCGGAGTCGGTCGACTGGCACTGGCGGCTCTCGGGTCAGCCGTTCCTGACCCGCGGCGGGCGCCTGGTCGAGGCCGTGGCGGGCGCGGTGCGGTCGGTCGCCGGCATCGATCCGGAACGCTCCACGGCCGGCGGGACCTCGGACGGCCGTTTTGTGGCCCCGACCGGGGCCGAAGTCGTGGAACTCGGCCCGGTCAACGCCTCGATCCACAAGATCGACGAACACGTGCGCGCCGAGGATCTCAGCGCCCTGCGCGGCATGTATCTGGCCGCGGTGACGGAACTGCTGTCGAAGAATTGA
- the hrpA gene encoding ATP-dependent RNA helicase HrpA: MPESEPRPWLEPERLAELRADDARRFAHRLREAARQPSDRRADLLAAIRREADAALSAQRARLALPLDLGCPPDLPICGAGESIIEAVRAHPVVVICGETGSGKTTQLPKLCLAAGRGRGGWIGHTQPRRIAARSVAARLASELGVAGTDAVACKVRFEDATSALTRVKLMTDGILLAELQRDRALVAYDTIIIDEAHERSINIDLLLGHLRGLIERRDDLRVLITSATIDPQQFADFFGGAPVIEVPGRSYPVDIRHAPLADARETAAAIVAEARRLLAGRGGDGLVFVPGEREIRDTARALSRALGPRVEVLPLYARLPAIEQQRVFNPQSRARIVVATNVAETSITVPRVRWVIDTGLARIARFSARSRIARLPVEPIAQAAANQRAGRCGRIAPGECVRLYDADDFARRPRFTEPEITRSNLAAVVLQLHGIGVQEPAAFAFPTVPDPSALAAGERLLVELHALDRGGRLTNIGRALARLPVDPRVGRILYEAHARGVLDQALIICAALSVVDPRERPQHARKAAAEAHAQFAEKHSDFVGWLKLWDGFESARVHHTNAELRDWCQRNFLSLARLWEWRDVHRQLRRVVRELGWINAAAARRPDEALHLALLTGFSDTVGRLDHDGLYRAMSGRQFRLAPESALAGKPPPWVFAAELVQTHEVRAAIVARLQPRWIEQIARERIRSEWVDPHWNERSGRVECRERRHYGQLVLGMRPGGDFARHDAAGARRIFIDEVLAGDLPARLPTFHAANRALFAGIEALGERLRRPEITPSPQKIADVYALRLPDDVHDAPGLVAWLNAAGDPQGERLRFTLADWLDPGLADGIDARFPDRVTVEGTSLALSYRYNPGADDDGLTVRFPLAALPLVADSVGAEIVPGWQLELVTALLRGLPKAVRRSLGPAPDRARSLLAVSTPPAACVARWLVAAVRRETDIELTEAAIDFGALPDWLRPRFCVINEQGRDLQGSRDLIALKHRLGSAAGEAFTTVARRQFTRAGIAQWDFGSLPERVDLGQGLAGYPALIARADGAVDLDVLPSAIGASRAHRAGLIALARRELGATARAIDRGLAEFDREWLPYHALPALPEREPLPLDAAGLRRALTARAIEQSCFTGAAVIRDAQAFGAALEAGAPRLAGAARELAQRVGVMLGAAHRIRVALRAPAETSDPAWLDMDRQLNALVYRGFVSVTPLERFVELPRYLAALEKRIEKRRQNPLRDRERYAQFANAVPVTVPAPDDPRRWLVESYRIQVFAQEVGAPEKVSPARIAAAWAEAAER, translated from the coding sequence GTGCCCGAGTCCGAACCCCGTCCCTGGCTGGAACCCGAACGGCTGGCCGAGCTGCGCGCGGACGATGCAAGGCGGTTCGCACACCGCCTGCGCGAGGCGGCGCGTCAGCCGTCGGACCGGCGCGCCGATCTGCTGGCCGCCATCCGCCGCGAGGCGGACGCCGCGCTCAGTGCGCAGCGCGCGCGCCTGGCATTGCCGCTGGATCTCGGCTGCCCGCCGGACCTGCCGATCTGTGGCGCGGGCGAATCGATCATCGAAGCGGTACGCGCGCATCCGGTCGTCGTGATCTGCGGCGAGACCGGATCGGGCAAGACCACCCAGCTGCCGAAGCTCTGTCTGGCCGCCGGGCGGGGGCGCGGTGGCTGGATCGGTCACACCCAGCCGCGACGCATTGCCGCGCGCAGTGTCGCGGCACGGCTTGCGAGCGAACTCGGCGTCGCCGGGACCGATGCCGTTGCCTGCAAGGTGCGTTTCGAGGATGCGACCTCGGCGCTGACCCGCGTGAAGCTCATGACCGACGGCATTCTGCTTGCGGAGCTGCAGCGCGACCGTGCGCTGGTCGCCTATGACACCATCATCATCGACGAGGCCCATGAGCGTTCGATCAACATTGATCTGTTGCTTGGACATCTGCGCGGGTTGATCGAACGACGCGACGATCTTCGCGTGTTGATCACCTCCGCGACGATCGATCCACAGCAGTTCGCGGATTTCTTCGGCGGTGCCCCGGTGATCGAGGTGCCCGGGCGTTCGTATCCCGTCGACATCCGCCATGCGCCGCTGGCGGATGCGCGGGAAACGGCCGCGGCAATCGTGGCCGAGGCGCGACGCCTGCTCGCCGGGCGCGGCGGCGACGGGCTGGTGTTCGTGCCGGGCGAGCGTGAGATTCGGGATACGGCGCGTGCGCTGTCGCGTGCGCTGGGTCCGCGCGTGGAGGTCCTGCCGCTGTATGCACGCCTGCCGGCCATCGAACAGCAGCGGGTTTTCAATCCGCAATCGCGTGCCCGGATCGTGGTCGCAACGAACGTCGCGGAGACCTCGATCACCGTGCCGCGCGTGCGCTGGGTCATCGATACGGGACTGGCGCGAATCGCCCGGTTTTCCGCGCGCTCGCGGATTGCGCGGCTGCCGGTGGAACCGATTGCGCAGGCCGCCGCGAACCAGCGCGCCGGTCGGTGCGGGCGCATCGCCCCGGGCGAATGCGTGCGCCTGTATGACGCCGACGACTTTGCGCGCCGGCCGCGGTTTACCGAACCGGAGATCACTCGCAGCAATCTCGCGGCGGTGGTCCTGCAGTTGCACGGGATCGGCGTGCAGGAACCGGCGGCGTTCGCGTTTCCGACCGTTCCCGACCCCAGCGCACTCGCCGCCGGCGAGCGGCTGCTGGTCGAGCTTCATGCGCTCGATCGCGGTGGCCGGCTTACGAACATCGGCCGTGCACTGGCGCGGCTGCCGGTCGATCCGCGCGTCGGGCGCATCCTGTACGAGGCGCATGCGCGCGGGGTGCTGGATCAGGCGCTGATCATCTGCGCGGCGCTGTCGGTCGTGGACCCGCGCGAGCGGCCGCAGCACGCGCGCAAGGCCGCGGCCGAGGCGCATGCGCAGTTCGCCGAAAAACACTCGGATTTTGTCGGCTGGCTGAAACTCTGGGATGGCTTCGAGTCCGCGCGGGTGCATCACACCAACGCCGAGCTGCGTGACTGGTGTCAGCGCAATTTTCTTTCGCTGGCGCGGCTGTGGGAATGGCGCGACGTACATCGGCAGTTGCGGCGCGTGGTCCGCGAACTCGGCTGGATCAATGCGGCGGCGGCGCGGCGCCCGGACGAGGCCCTGCATCTGGCACTGCTGACCGGATTCAGTGACACGGTCGGCAGGCTGGATCACGACGGCCTGTACCGTGCGATGAGCGGCCGCCAGTTCCGGCTCGCGCCGGAGTCCGCACTGGCGGGCAAGCCGCCGCCATGGGTGTTCGCCGCCGAACTCGTGCAGACCCACGAGGTGCGGGCAGCGATCGTCGCCCGTCTGCAGCCGCGCTGGATCGAACAGATCGCGCGTGAGCGGATACGCAGCGAATGGGTCGACCCGCATTGGAACGAACGCAGCGGTCGGGTCGAGTGTCGCGAGCGGCGCCATTACGGCCAGCTGGTGCTCGGCATGCGACCCGGCGGGGATTTCGCGCGCCACGATGCGGCCGGTGCAAGGCGAATCTTCATCGACGAAGTGCTGGCCGGCGACCTGCCGGCGCGGCTGCCGACCTTCCACGCCGCGAACCGCGCACTGTTCGCCGGGATCGAGGCGCTCGGTGAGCGCCTGCGCAGACCGGAGATCACGCCTTCACCGCAGAAAATCGCGGACGTCTACGCCCTGCGGCTGCCGGATGATGTGCACGATGCGCCGGGCCTGGTGGCGTGGCTGAACGCCGCGGGCGACCCGCAGGGCGAACGTCTGCGGTTCACGCTGGCCGACTGGCTCGACCCTGGGTTGGCTGATGGTATCGACGCGCGGTTCCCGGATCGGGTGACGGTTGAAGGCACATCGCTCGCACTCAGCTACCGCTACAACCCCGGCGCCGACGACGACGGGTTGACGGTCAGATTTCCGCTGGCCGCGTTGCCGCTCGTGGCCGACTCCGTCGGCGCCGAGATCGTCCCGGGCTGGCAGCTGGAACTCGTGACCGCACTGCTGCGTGGATTGCCGAAGGCGGTGCGTCGTTCATTGGGGCCAGCGCCGGACCGCGCGCGTTCGCTGCTGGCGGTATCCACGCCGCCTGCCGCGTGCGTCGCACGCTGGCTGGTCGCCGCGGTGCGGCGCGAGACCGACATCGAGCTGACCGAGGCCGCGATCGACTTCGGCGCGTTGCCGGACTGGCTGCGGCCGCGGTTCTGTGTCATCAACGAACAGGGACGCGATCTGCAAGGCTCGCGCGATCTCATTGCGCTCAAGCACCGGCTGGGATCGGCCGCCGGCGAGGCGTTCACGACGGTTGCACGCAGGCAGTTCACGCGCGCGGGAATCGCGCAGTGGGACTTTGGATCATTGCCGGAACGTGTGGACCTCGGCCAGGGTCTGGCCGGTTATCCGGCACTGATCGCGCGCGCCGACGGCGCCGTCGATCTGGACGTGTTGCCAAGCGCAATCGGCGCATCGCGCGCGCACCGCGCCGGGCTGATCGCACTCGCGCGCCGCGAACTCGGTGCCACCGCGCGCGCGATCGACCGCGGCCTGGCGGAGTTCGATCGCGAATGGCTGCCGTATCACGCATTGCCGGCGTTGCCGGAGCGCGAACCGCTGCCGCTCGATGCCGCCGGTCTGCGCCGCGCGCTGACCGCGCGCGCGATCGAGCAGAGCTGTTTCACAGGCGCTGCGGTGATTCGCGACGCACAGGCGTTTGGCGCGGCGCTCGAAGCCGGCGCGCCGCGGCTGGCCGGTGCGGCGCGCGAACTGGCGCAACGTGTTGGCGTGATGCTCGGTGCCGCGCATCGCATTCGCGTCGCACTACGCGCGCCGGCTGAGACTTCCGACCCCGCCTGGCTCGACATGGACCGGCAGCTGAACGCGCTGGTCTACCGCGGCTTCGTTTCCGTGACCCCGCTGGAGCGGTTCGTTGAACTGCCGCGTTACCTTGCGGCGCTGGAAAAGCGCATCGAAAAACGCCGGCAGAATCCACTGCGTGACCGCGAACGGTATGCGCAGTTTGCGAACGCGGTACCCGTTACGGTGCCAGCGCCGGATGACCCGCGCCGCTGGCTGGTGGAGTCCTACCGGATTCAGGTGTTTGCACAGGAGGTCGGCGCACCGGAGAAGGTTTCGCCGGCACGGATCGCAGCCGCCTGGGCTGAAGCTGCGGAACGCTGA
- a CDS encoding enoyl-CoA hydratase/isomerase family protein, which produces MSMIQPLTRSTRPTRLVVETDTNGRADWLRLHYDERPCMTESIVNEMAELAKERNRPGALNAARFQVFTSTHPEVFSLGGDLELFAQCIRTQDRDRLERYANRTIDLIHATASGSGDHPVESIAVVAGIALGGGFESALANHMIIAEERARFGFPECTFGMFPGMGGYSFLSRRVAPGIARRIVASGKIYTAREMFELGVVDLLVADGEGERAARRYLDQQAQRGDSGRWLSRGIAAAHPVTRSELDHVVEVWIETAMQLEPRNLRLMDYLATNQRRRWIEQPVALAASA; this is translated from the coding sequence ATGAGCATGATTCAGCCCCTGACCCGCAGCACCCGGCCGACCCGCCTGGTGGTGGAAACCGATACCAACGGCCGCGCCGACTGGCTGCGTCTGCACTACGACGAACGCCCGTGCATGACCGAGTCCATCGTCAACGAGATGGCCGAACTGGCGAAGGAACGCAATCGCCCCGGCGCGCTGAACGCCGCGCGCTTTCAGGTGTTCACCTCAACGCACCCCGAGGTGTTTTCACTGGGCGGCGATCTTGAGCTGTTCGCGCAATGCATTCGCACGCAGGACCGCGACCGACTCGAACGCTACGCAAACCGCACGATCGATCTGATTCATGCGACCGCCAGCGGATCCGGCGACCATCCCGTCGAGTCGATCGCCGTCGTTGCCGGCATCGCACTGGGTGGCGGTTTCGAATCGGCCCTGGCCAACCACATGATCATCGCCGAGGAACGCGCACGCTTCGGCTTTCCCGAATGCACCTTCGGCATGTTCCCGGGCATGGGCGGCTACAGTTTCCTGAGCCGGCGCGTCGCACCGGGCATCGCACGCCGCATTGTCGCATCCGGCAAGATCTACACCGCACGCGAGATGTTCGAACTTGGCGTGGTCGATCTGCTGGTCGCCGACGGCGAGGGCGAACGCGCCGCGCGCCGCTATCTCGACCAGCAGGCGCAACGCGGCGACAGTGGTCGCTGGCTGAGCCGCGGGATCGCTGCGGCACATCCGGTGACACGCTCGGAACTCGATCACGTCGTCGAGGTGTGGATCGAAACCGCCATGCAGCTGGAACCGCGCAACCTTCGCCTCATGGACTATCTGGCAACCAACCAGCGCCGGCGCTGGATCGAACAGCCGGTGGCGCTGGCGGCTTCTGCCTGA
- a CDS encoding amidohydrolase family protein yields MKFAFRPCLLAALCAATASPTASGSGPAPLPIADIHLHYKWNQAESLNPQEALQRLRANHVVLGVVIGTPPERALDLSALAPDTVRAWYGPYRTPRDWSRWYRDESLPVRARAALAGGRYQGIGELHLIGGFAPRSEHAGIAALFEVAGEFSVPVLAHVEFGRADYVIGLCSAHARTRILLAHAGAPMSVAQVARALEACPNLFVELSARDPWRYGSSPIADEQGRLLPAWRELVLNHADRFMVGSDPVWPVDQLDAWDSVDTGWDRIGDFLDFHRGWLADTPEPARSDIASRNALRLFGLGP; encoded by the coding sequence ATGAAATTCGCGTTCCGACCCTGTCTGCTCGCCGCGCTATGTGCCGCCACGGCATCACCGACCGCGTCGGGCTCCGGCCCGGCGCCATTGCCCATCGCGGATATCCACCTGCATTACAAGTGGAACCAGGCCGAGAGCCTCAATCCGCAAGAGGCCTTGCAGCGCCTGCGTGCCAACCATGTCGTGCTGGGCGTGGTCATCGGCACGCCACCCGAGCGCGCGCTGGATCTCTCCGCACTCGCGCCCGACACGGTGCGTGCATGGTATGGCCCGTATCGCACGCCGCGCGACTGGTCGCGCTGGTATCGCGACGAATCCCTGCCCGTGCGCGCCCGAGCGGCACTTGCCGGCGGGCGCTACCAGGGCATCGGCGAACTGCATCTGATCGGCGGCTTTGCGCCGCGATCCGAACACGCTGGTATCGCGGCGCTGTTTGAAGTCGCGGGCGAGTTTTCCGTGCCGGTGCTTGCGCATGTGGAGTTCGGCCGCGCCGACTATGTGATCGGCCTGTGCAGCGCCCATGCACGCACTCGCATCCTGCTCGCGCACGCCGGCGCCCCGATGTCGGTCGCACAGGTGGCGCGAGCGCTCGAAGCCTGTCCGAACCTGTTTGTGGAACTGTCTGCACGCGATCCATGGCGTTATGGATCGAGCCCGATTGCCGACGAACAGGGTCGACTGCTGCCGGCATGGCGCGAGCTGGTGCTGAACCACGCGGATCGTTTCATGGTCGGGTCGGATCCGGTCTGGCCCGTGGACCAGCTGGATGCCTGGGACAGCGTGGATACCGGCTGGGATCGCATCGGGGATTTCCTGGACTTCCACCGTGGCTGGCTCGCCGACACTCCGGAGCCGGCGCGATCGGATATCGCCTCGCGCAACGCCTTACGGCTGTTCGGCCTGGGCCCCTGA